In Acidimicrobiales bacterium, one DNA window encodes the following:
- the lysA gene encoding diaminopimelate decarboxylase — protein MLPDPDPDQPPDSSRHEPGTGPIPLSLLPDGARIEPDGQLSIAGVDVLDIAKEFGTPVFVYDEGHVRARCKEALAAWGPGVAYASKAFLCKEMARVVHEEGMSIDVSTGGELHVALAAGVPAARLVLHGNNKSTSELARALEVGVGRIVVDSFDEIHRIEQILGEAVDEAARTKILIRVTPGIEAHTHEYVMTGQDDSKFGFGLASGDAARAVRHLRRKGSPVELVGIHVHIGSQIFALESFEKAAAVIAEFFNPLGLQELCLGGGLGVAYVEDEEAPSITEWASVAKLGLSAAGIAPDVRITAEPGRAIVAAAAITCYTVGTIKDIPGIRTYVSVDGGMSDNPRPVLYGSGYEAFLPRDAGAPRPKRVTIVGKHCESGDVIVKAARVPADLAVGDVLATPVTGAYGHSMASTYNKVPRPPVVFAREGEARLVVRRETFDDLTALDL, from the coding sequence ATGCTTCCCGATCCGGACCCCGATCAACCTCCCGATTCTTCCCGGCACGAGCCCGGGACGGGACCGATCCCGCTCTCGCTGCTTCCGGACGGAGCGAGAATCGAGCCGGACGGTCAGCTGTCGATCGCCGGCGTCGACGTCCTCGACATCGCCAAGGAGTTCGGCACCCCGGTGTTCGTGTACGACGAGGGTCACGTTCGCGCGCGGTGCAAGGAAGCTCTGGCGGCATGGGGGCCGGGGGTGGCATATGCCTCCAAGGCGTTCCTCTGCAAGGAGATGGCCCGCGTGGTGCACGAGGAGGGGATGTCCATCGACGTCTCGACCGGGGGCGAGCTCCACGTGGCCCTTGCAGCCGGTGTGCCGGCAGCTCGCCTCGTGCTGCACGGCAACAACAAGTCGACCTCGGAGCTGGCTCGAGCTCTCGAGGTGGGCGTGGGGCGGATAGTGGTCGACTCGTTTGACGAGATTCACCGCATCGAGCAGATCCTCGGCGAGGCTGTAGATGAGGCTGCTCGCACAAAGATCCTGATTCGTGTGACACCTGGTATAGAGGCGCACACCCACGAGTACGTGATGACGGGTCAGGACGACTCCAAGTTCGGCTTCGGGCTTGCTTCTGGCGACGCCGCCAGGGCTGTGAGACACCTTCGCCGTAAGGGTTCTCCCGTGGAGCTGGTCGGCATCCACGTTCACATCGGGTCTCAGATCTTCGCTCTCGAGTCCTTCGAGAAGGCGGCCGCGGTAATCGCCGAGTTCTTCAACCCGCTGGGGTTGCAGGAGCTGTGCCTCGGCGGGGGGCTCGGGGTGGCGTACGTGGAGGACGAGGAAGCGCCGAGCATCACCGAATGGGCGAGCGTCGCCAAGCTCGGTCTGAGTGCCGCCGGCATAGCGCCCGACGTGCGTATCACGGCGGAGCCAGGCCGCGCGATCGTCGCCGCTGCCGCTATCACCTGCTACACGGTCGGCACCATCAAGGACATCCCCGGCATCCGCACCTACGTAAGTGTCGACGGCGGAATGAGCGACAACCCAAGACCGGTGCTCTACGGCAGTGGCTACGAGGCCTTCCTTCCCCGCGACGCCGGCGCGCCACGGCCGAAGAGGGTCACCATTGTCGGCAAGCACTGCGAGTCCGGGGATGTCATAGTCAAAGCCGCCCGGGTGCCAGCAGACCTTGCCGTCGGTGATGTCCTGGCGACGCCCGTCACGGGAGCCTACGGCCATTCGATGGCGTCGACCTACAACAAGGTGCCCCGCCCCCCGGTCGTATTCGCCCGGGAAGGCGAGGCCAGGCTGGTCGTGCGGCGGGAGACCTTCGACGACCTCACTGCCCTCGACCTCTGA